A section of the Paenibacillus aurantius genome encodes:
- a CDS encoding DUF4091 domain-containing protein — protein MNLSTAKESQPKVIPFGAKSRYGLVREDAHLAFWLQSSLKRVYPLSSAEGGDSIELLTARNARLSFQACVKNHRAQHVWVTCEVESAGGIEAQVRRVGYVPQGYITHDTAEEELDGFGMIPGLVPDPLYPEARALIRPFVNQSFWISLRVPEETVPGKHELRIKLTGEGVDEDVVLTALVDVREPVLQPKKNFPVTHWWNPDCIYDWYKMEPFSDECFDMLRLYLKNMVEHGSNVIYVPILNIRREIMKRPPQLLRVKETEPGQYEFDWTLIRKFVHMCKELGFEYFEWTHFWAYSHYTEKAVSAGTPTRIYTEREGRMELLFPPDLDATGEVFANYMKQFLPAFKQFLVEENIIEQSLFHICDEPLDVPEAIESYRRARKLLEQIDPSIKVMDAVFSDKYAAPGLTDYPVPQAAGATNYLQKGIPHWVYYCMSPQGPYINRFFDTPLIKVRMQGILFYKLRTLGFLHWGFNYWYELHDGFDPETQVMIDPYTDGSSGGKAPYGDGFVVYPGPNGPIDSIRWEIFAEAMQDYGLFQTLGVNPEEEWLQSITTYGEFPKTEEWLQTAMQKLLT, from the coding sequence TTGAACTTGTCGACTGCTAAGGAAAGCCAACCGAAAGTGATTCCCTTTGGAGCGAAAAGCCGGTACGGGCTCGTGCGCGAGGATGCCCATCTTGCCTTCTGGCTGCAAAGCTCGCTGAAACGAGTCTATCCGCTCTCGAGTGCAGAAGGAGGTGATTCCATTGAGCTCCTAACCGCGCGCAATGCCAGGCTTTCGTTTCAGGCATGCGTGAAGAATCACAGAGCCCAGCACGTTTGGGTTACCTGTGAAGTCGAAAGTGCCGGTGGGATAGAAGCGCAAGTCCGGCGGGTCGGTTACGTTCCGCAAGGGTACATTACGCACGATACGGCCGAGGAGGAGCTGGACGGCTTCGGGATGATCCCGGGTCTTGTGCCGGATCCCCTGTATCCGGAGGCAAGAGCCCTTATCCGTCCGTTCGTGAACCAGTCGTTCTGGATCAGTCTGCGGGTGCCGGAGGAGACCGTCCCGGGCAAGCACGAGCTGCGAATCAAGCTTACCGGAGAAGGAGTGGACGAAGACGTAGTCCTGACCGCCTTGGTGGATGTGCGCGAACCTGTCCTGCAGCCGAAGAAAAATTTCCCCGTCACTCACTGGTGGAACCCGGACTGTATCTACGACTGGTACAAGATGGAGCCGTTCAGTGACGAATGCTTCGACATGCTGCGTCTGTATTTGAAGAACATGGTCGAGCATGGCTCCAATGTGATCTATGTCCCTATCCTTAACATCCGGCGCGAAATCATGAAACGGCCCCCGCAGCTGCTTCGCGTGAAGGAAACCGAGCCCGGTCAATATGAATTTGACTGGACCCTTATCCGCAAGTTCGTACATATGTGCAAGGAGCTGGGCTTCGAATATTTCGAATGGACCCATTTCTGGGCTTACAGCCATTACACGGAAAAAGCAGTCTCCGCCGGAACTCCGACCCGGATCTATACGGAACGGGAAGGACGCATGGAGCTGTTGTTCCCTCCGGATCTGGATGCGACCGGGGAAGTGTTCGCGAATTATATGAAGCAGTTTCTTCCCGCCTTCAAGCAGTTCCTTGTGGAAGAGAACATCATCGAGCAGTCTCTTTTTCACATTTGTGACGAGCCGCTTGATGTTCCCGAGGCGATCGAAAGCTACCGGCGCGCCCGCAAGCTGCTGGAACAGATCGATCCCTCCATCAAGGTGATGGACGCCGTCTTTAGCGATAAATATGCGGCTCCGGGACTTACGGATTATCCGGTACCGCAGGCGGCCGGCGCCACGAACTATCTTCAGAAAGGAATCCCGCATTGGGTGTATTACTGTATGAGCCCCCAGGGACCTTACATCAACCGCTTCTTCGATACGCCGCTGATCAAGGTCCGGATGCAGGGGATTCTTTTCTACAAGCTGCGGACCCTCGGCTTCCTGCACTGGGGCTTCAATTACTGGTATGAGCTTCACGACGGCTTCGATCCGGAAACCCAGGTGATGATCGATCCGTATACGGACGGTTCGTCAGGGGGCAAGGCACCATACGGAGACGGCTTCGTCGTCTATCCAGGACCGAACGGGCCGATTGATTCCATCCGCTGGGAAATCTTCGCAGAAGCGATGCAGGATTATGGGCTGTTCCAAACGCTAGGCGTCAATCCGGAGGAAGAATGGCTGCAATCGATCACGACGTATGGAGAGTTCCCGAAGACCGAGGAGTGGCTGCAAACGGCTATGCAGAAGCTTTTGACCTAG
- a CDS encoding DJ-1/PfpI family protein codes for MRMAFVLFDGMTFMDLAGFYEAITWLGIMKIKENVTWRFCADQPEVKDDRGLKVKADLVLPPLSQFDLVFLPGGMATRKLRLDDAFVEWIRTAESVPYKVSVCTGALLWGAAGFLEGKRATTNPSAYDLLVPYCAEVVKARAVRDGDTFTGGGVTASVDLGLFMVENLTDPETVRQVQKKLVYPYYKAGQTGDVYGQIDPQEEER; via the coding sequence ATGAGGATGGCGTTTGTATTGTTCGACGGAATGACGTTTATGGATTTGGCGGGGTTCTACGAAGCAATCACGTGGCTGGGTATTATGAAGATCAAGGAGAATGTCACCTGGAGGTTCTGCGCCGACCAACCGGAAGTGAAGGATGACCGGGGGCTGAAGGTAAAAGCGGATCTGGTGCTGCCGCCTTTAAGTCAATTCGACCTGGTCTTTCTGCCGGGCGGCATGGCGACCAGGAAGTTGCGGTTAGACGATGCTTTTGTGGAATGGATCCGAACCGCCGAGTCTGTGCCGTATAAAGTATCCGTCTGCACGGGTGCCCTGCTATGGGGAGCAGCCGGCTTCCTGGAAGGCAAAAGAGCCACCACCAATCCCTCCGCCTACGATCTGCTGGTTCCTTATTGTGCGGAAGTGGTAAAAGCCCGGGCGGTGAGGGATGGAGATACCTTTACCGGAGGCGGCGTCACGGCCTCGGTGGATTTGGGCCTCTTCATGGTCGAGAATCTGACGGATCCAGAGACGGTTCGTCAGGTTCAGAAGAAGCTGGTCTATCCCTATTACAAGGCTGGCCAGACAGGCGACGTTTATGGGCAGATAGATCCACAAGAAGAGGAGCGGTGA
- a CDS encoding discoidin domain-containing protein — MKAKKLISTILSAAMVVSLMIGAPLPRAESEESGGSLTAQAGEVNLALNKTVTASSSYEAGVIGKKYLVDGVRGVTSKSFGWSSDVYNTGDTTWVWATVDLGASYNVKRIDLYPRNDGSFTGNNFPVNFELKVSLDNINWKVVRKLSDYPLNPSGVQSFDFPAERARYVRVEGLGVKTWMYGMQLSEMEVYGDPASGLGAVKGVHENGELKLEVQNSSGVPLDAQFYKRVLIPADLTQYGVSAFQNPDAKELPAYYPQEYGDISLSPEEMAKITQSDDKYQITKSVENSPYQRFDLEFDQPVERELYVTWEGRTDQVATLYVWDYAITNWVALTSREGNPLRDIQLTGKFGTSNVQGGKAHFMVAAAQKNITEPSKKPAPNEYDFTFIWETDTQYYSRSYPNIFEKMNRWIADNKDPLKIKYVIHTGDLVQNWNMADQWGVADRNMKILEEAGIPYGVVSGNHDINHNVNDYEYYWNYFGRDRFAGQPWYGGDLSNNRHHYDLISAGGMDFVILYLGVYGRLDQQTVDWANSVLSKYKDRYAIVGTHAYIEGSGKYGVNGKEIMEKVIAPNENVFMVVSGHYHGAFYNVKRINGKVVYEVLSDYQEGPEGGLGYIRLLQFDAKNKRMYMNTYSPYKDDYNFFADDKEQATFPLDTAKGEMTLMTDRFGISTEWNDELLGTLPNVQTGPASIKLEPVAVGNANEWFVKLIDSNGNATSSELWRFQEPAYLDTASVDGDKMVLRFDKPLADGAAADPADFSVQVQGKPTVVRSVYSAGNEVQLTLSQAVLFDRTVTISYTPGTKPLNDYAGYPVKGITNIPVTNLSPKPGRAFTP, encoded by the coding sequence ATGAAAGCCAAAAAGCTCATCTCGACCATCCTGTCAGCCGCCATGGTAGTCAGTCTCATGATAGGAGCTCCGCTCCCGCGAGCGGAATCGGAAGAGTCCGGCGGCAGCCTAACCGCGCAAGCCGGAGAGGTCAACCTGGCCCTGAACAAAACCGTCACGGCATCATCCAGTTATGAAGCCGGTGTCATCGGCAAGAAGTATTTGGTCGATGGCGTCCGGGGCGTGACGAGCAAGAGCTTTGGTTGGTCCAGCGACGTCTACAATACCGGCGATACCACTTGGGTGTGGGCCACCGTAGATCTGGGCGCATCCTATAATGTCAAACGCATCGATTTATATCCGAGGAATGACGGCTCGTTCACCGGTAATAACTTTCCCGTCAACTTCGAGCTCAAGGTATCACTGGACAACATTAACTGGAAGGTTGTCCGCAAGCTCAGCGATTACCCCCTGAACCCAAGCGGCGTGCAGTCCTTTGACTTCCCTGCTGAACGCGCTAGATATGTTCGGGTGGAAGGGCTTGGCGTGAAAACGTGGATGTACGGCATGCAGCTCTCCGAAATGGAAGTATACGGCGATCCGGCCTCCGGGCTCGGAGCGGTAAAAGGCGTTCATGAGAACGGCGAATTGAAGCTGGAGGTTCAGAACTCGTCCGGCGTTCCCCTGGATGCCCAATTTTACAAACGGGTTCTTATTCCCGCCGACCTGACTCAATACGGCGTCTCCGCCTTTCAGAATCCGGATGCGAAGGAGCTTCCCGCTTATTATCCGCAAGAATATGGGGATATCAGCCTCTCACCTGAAGAAATGGCCAAGATAACCCAATCGGACGACAAGTACCAGATTACAAAGTCCGTGGAGAATTCTCCTTACCAGCGCTTCGATCTGGAATTCGACCAGCCGGTGGAACGGGAGCTATATGTGACCTGGGAAGGGCGGACGGACCAGGTGGCGACGCTGTATGTATGGGACTATGCGATAACGAACTGGGTGGCGTTGACCTCCCGGGAGGGCAATCCGCTGCGGGATATCCAATTAACCGGTAAATTCGGTACGTCGAACGTCCAAGGAGGCAAAGCTCACTTTATGGTGGCGGCCGCACAGAAAAATATTACGGAACCCTCCAAGAAACCGGCCCCGAACGAGTACGATTTCACGTTTATCTGGGAAACGGATACCCAGTATTATTCCAGGAGTTATCCTAACATTTTTGAGAAGATGAACCGCTGGATTGCCGACAACAAAGACCCGCTCAAGATCAAGTATGTCATCCACACCGGGGACCTCGTGCAGAATTGGAACATGGCGGACCAGTGGGGAGTGGCGGACCGAAACATGAAAATATTGGAGGAGGCCGGCATTCCGTATGGCGTGGTTTCCGGTAATCACGACATTAACCATAATGTCAACGATTACGAGTACTATTGGAACTATTTCGGCCGCGACCGGTTTGCCGGGCAGCCTTGGTACGGAGGCGACCTGAGCAACAACCGTCATCATTATGATCTGATTTCCGCCGGCGGCATGGATTTTGTTATCTTGTATCTCGGGGTGTATGGAAGGCTGGACCAACAAACGGTCGATTGGGCAAACAGCGTATTATCCAAATACAAAGACCGTTATGCCATTGTGGGGACTCATGCTTACATTGAAGGAAGCGGCAAATATGGGGTCAACGGCAAAGAAATCATGGAGAAGGTAATTGCCCCCAACGAGAATGTGTTCATGGTGGTAAGCGGTCATTATCACGGCGCGTTCTACAATGTCAAACGCATCAACGGGAAAGTGGTCTATGAAGTACTGTCCGACTATCAGGAGGGGCCGGAAGGTGGCTTGGGCTACATTCGTTTGCTGCAGTTCGACGCGAAAAATAAGCGGATGTACATGAACACGTACTCTCCTTATAAGGATGACTACAATTTCTTTGCCGACGACAAGGAGCAGGCGACCTTTCCGCTTGATACGGCAAAAGGGGAGATGACGCTGATGACGGACCGTTTCGGCATCAGCACGGAATGGAACGATGAGCTGCTCGGGACACTCCCGAACGTACAGACCGGTCCGGCCTCGATTAAGCTGGAACCCGTTGCAGTGGGGAACGCAAACGAGTGGTTCGTGAAGCTGATTGACTCGAACGGGAACGCCACCTCTTCGGAACTGTGGAGGTTCCAAGAACCAGCCTACCTGGATACCGCTTCGGTAGACGGCGATAAGATGGTTCTACGGTTTGATAAACCTTTGGCGGACGGAGCAGCCGCTGATCCCGCTGACTTTAGCGTACAGGTACAGGGAAAGCCCACGGTCGTCCGTTCGGTTTATTCCGCCGGTAACGAGGTTCAGCTGACTCTCTCCCAGGCTGTCCTATTCGATCGAACCGTTACCATCTCCTACACGCCGGGGACCAAGCCGCTGAATGATTATGCCGGATATCCCGTGAAAGGAATCACGAACATTCCGGTAACTAATTTAAGTCCAAAGCCGGGGCGTGCGTTTACCCCATAG
- a CDS encoding AraC family transcriptional regulator, giving the protein MDLLANWNVALSYIEENLTDTIDYKEAARIACCSEYHFTRMFSFLAGITLSEYIRRRRLTLAAHELCHGDLKIIDAALKYGYSSPDSFARAFQGVHGITPSEARIHGHSLKAFPRMRFQLTIQGGEEMNYRLENKEAFRIVGIQKRVSVVFDGVNPEIASMSQSLTPKLIEEMKKLSNMEPAGIISASTNFSEGRMEEKGQCDHYIGVATTEQAGPGMVQLEVPASRWAVFTAIGPFPQTLQETWGRIYSEWFPSSGYEVKEGPEILWNEHKDTTAPNYKSEIWIPVQEK; this is encoded by the coding sequence TTGGATCTGCTGGCCAACTGGAACGTAGCTTTGTCCTACATCGAGGAGAATCTAACCGATACGATTGACTATAAGGAGGCTGCCCGAATCGCCTGCTGCTCGGAATATCATTTTACCCGGATGTTCTCCTTCCTGGCAGGGATTACGTTATCGGAATACATCCGGCGCAGGCGGTTAACCTTGGCGGCCCACGAGCTCTGTCATGGCGATCTCAAAATCATAGATGCCGCTTTGAAGTACGGCTACTCGTCTCCAGATTCCTTTGCCCGGGCTTTTCAGGGGGTCCATGGCATCACACCTTCGGAAGCCCGGATTCACGGGCATTCCCTCAAAGCCTTCCCTCGGATGAGATTTCAGCTGACCATTCAAGGAGGAGAAGAAATGAATTACCGTTTGGAGAACAAAGAAGCTTTTCGTATCGTAGGGATCCAAAAGCGGGTGTCCGTTGTATTCGACGGAGTGAATCCGGAGATTGCCTCAATGTCTCAAAGTTTGACGCCCAAGCTTATTGAGGAAATGAAGAAGCTGTCTAACATGGAGCCTGCCGGAATCATCAGCGCTTCTACGAATTTTTCTGAAGGAAGGATGGAGGAAAAGGGGCAGTGCGACCATTATATCGGTGTGGCCACCACGGAGCAGGCCGGTCCCGGGATGGTTCAGCTGGAAGTTCCGGCTTCCCGGTGGGCGGTCTTCACAGCAATCGGACCTTTCCCGCAAACGCTACAGGAAACCTGGGGCCGTATTTATTCGGAGTGGTTCCCCTCCTCAGGCTATGAAGTCAAAGAAGGACCGGAAATCCTCTGGAATGAGCACAAGGATACCACAGCTCCCAACTACAAAAGCGAAATTTGGATCCCGGTCCAGGAAAAATAA
- a CDS encoding DUF4082 domain-containing protein, giving the protein MKIIKRFVAIVLVLILTTLMPVTAGAASYSTYTQVSLLPNDVFTATEGLALANGYAYSAKVEPNDTQMALYSTNMTSGATTLMTNGSDNTTILSYFSHANDMAATVIDGVTYLFVATLKNSPGTIQLLKLKVVGNTYFLVGEFNIQDPTGQLWAMSGVEVTGQTGSTINLLLKSGTEFRRASLSMSATSGTIAVAAAPDFVIDLGSYTGSQHQGLGYWSGNDSIYVPMTFGSPVESAVLVYHNISTASGTISLDLNLTFSLKESTWIEIESVNVAPDGKLWFNTNRQGGYDNVGYWNGYTVPGINTMFATKVPTGTGSQQVELGTKFQAATNGYIAGVKVYGVTGESGVHKIRIWRNSDGALIAGPYDFTFTGSNSWKTFYLPTPLYIESSTNYTVSVSVGTDVSHKYAAISGDLTSGGSSGNLTWAANAGVFTTTMGTLPTTTFNSTNYLRDVIFYPESFTSENMFGVKADTGNGGNGGAYELGTVFTSSVAGQVTGVRLFGVQGESGNHTIRIWRNSDNTVIGGPYTFKFSGNDSWVQYNLATPVNLAANTDYTVSVTTGTDSGKLYAAVAGDLTNSGSNANHLSWTANAGVFTTTLGARPTSTFNGNNYLRDIVFKP; this is encoded by the coding sequence ATGAAGATAATCAAGCGTTTTGTCGCCATCGTACTGGTCTTGATCCTCACCACGTTAATGCCCGTCACAGCCGGTGCCGCTTCCTACAGCACCTATACCCAGGTCTCCTTGCTGCCCAATGACGTGTTTACCGCAACGGAAGGATTGGCCCTGGCCAACGGCTATGCCTATTCCGCAAAAGTCGAACCTAACGATACCCAAATGGCCCTTTACTCTACGAACATGACCAGCGGGGCCACTACGCTCATGACGAATGGCAGCGACAATACTACCATCCTTTCGTATTTCAGCCATGCCAACGATATGGCTGCCACGGTAATCGACGGAGTGACCTATCTTTTCGTCGCCACCTTGAAGAACAGTCCCGGAACTATTCAGCTGTTGAAGCTGAAGGTGGTAGGAAACACCTATTTTCTAGTGGGGGAGTTCAATATTCAAGATCCTACCGGTCAACTCTGGGCCATGTCGGGAGTTGAGGTTACGGGGCAAACCGGCAGCACTATAAATTTACTCCTCAAATCGGGAACGGAGTTTCGCCGGGCATCGCTCAGCATGAGTGCGACCAGCGGAACCATAGCGGTAGCCGCAGCGCCTGATTTCGTGATTGATCTTGGAAGCTACACGGGATCCCAGCATCAGGGGTTGGGGTATTGGAGCGGTAACGACAGCATCTATGTTCCTATGACCTTCGGTTCCCCGGTCGAGAGTGCTGTACTGGTTTATCATAATATATCCACAGCATCGGGAACGATCTCATTGGATCTTAATCTGACTTTCAGCCTTAAGGAAAGCACCTGGATTGAGATTGAGTCCGTCAATGTTGCCCCCGACGGAAAGCTCTGGTTTAATACCAATCGGCAGGGCGGGTACGACAATGTCGGCTATTGGAACGGCTACACGGTACCGGGGATCAATACGATGTTCGCAACGAAGGTACCTACGGGAACAGGCTCACAGCAAGTGGAGCTCGGGACGAAGTTCCAGGCAGCGACTAACGGTTACATTGCGGGCGTAAAGGTTTACGGGGTTACAGGGGAATCGGGGGTCCATAAAATAAGGATATGGAGGAATTCGGACGGAGCCTTGATCGCCGGTCCTTATGACTTCACCTTTACAGGCTCAAACAGCTGGAAAACCTTCTATCTGCCTACTCCGCTATATATTGAGTCATCGACGAATTACACGGTCTCCGTTTCAGTAGGTACCGATGTGTCGCATAAGTACGCTGCTATCAGCGGAGACCTAACCAGCGGCGGGAGCAGCGGCAACCTGACATGGGCTGCGAACGCCGGTGTGTTTACCACGACAATGGGAACTTTACCGACCACCACCTTCAACAGTACGAACTATTTAAGAGATGTTATTTTCTATCCGGAATCCTTTACTTCGGAGAATATGTTCGGCGTGAAGGCGGATACGGGAAACGGGGGCAACGGAGGGGCCTATGAACTCGGCACGGTGTTCACATCCTCGGTTGCGGGTCAGGTAACCGGGGTTCGATTGTTCGGGGTGCAAGGGGAGTCGGGAAACCATACCATCCGGATATGGAGAAACTCGGACAATACGGTCATCGGCGGTCCGTACACGTTCAAGTTTAGCGGTAATGACAGTTGGGTGCAGTACAATTTGGCCACTCCCGTCAACCTAGCGGCGAATACCGACTATACCGTGTCGGTTACGACGGGAACGGATTCCGGCAAGCTCTATGCCGCTGTCGCCGGCGACTTAACCAACTCCGGCAGCAACGCGAACCATCTGTCCTGGACGGCCAATGCGGGTGTCTTTACGACAACGCTCGGAGCAAGACCGACCAGCACGTTTAATGGAAACAACTATTTGCGCGACATCGTCTTCAAACCATAA
- a CDS encoding acyltransferase domain-containing protein: protein MSFQKIPENASLIYDLPQEAMAEIAGLYPVIGANPGLSLLARFWSYLIFHQPPGTAGAVSTWPLPVPVLGDQAGIWPLAILVSGAERAFEAYRKLGMENRIALETLAFGGLYTRDYYRRNGRWGLSELNWLRRHVQARIFRLGRLVFNTGTYSWPFMTVRNRESQIITLCDGDVPYRADGLPDGTNNRREAESWLPVLQKSDLSLVGHPVASDGTVQRETIALDPNEWRVVLRKGDRVVDVHIPSGSKLSLKECEDAYREAYRFFPRYFPGIPFKAFVCKSWIMDPALSLILPPESNLVKFQRMFKPLPVIGDERQTYELVFDDPHVELDQFTPVTSLQKAIIRHVKLGNRMRSSAGFRLWEQPAGSVALS from the coding sequence ATGTCATTTCAAAAAATACCGGAGAACGCTTCCCTTATTTATGATTTACCGCAGGAAGCGATGGCCGAGATAGCCGGGCTTTATCCCGTTATCGGCGCGAATCCCGGATTGTCCCTGCTCGCGCGATTCTGGTCCTATCTCATTTTCCATCAACCTCCGGGAACGGCAGGCGCTGTTTCCACCTGGCCGCTCCCTGTGCCCGTGCTGGGGGACCAGGCTGGGATCTGGCCCTTAGCTATCTTGGTCTCCGGCGCCGAACGGGCATTTGAGGCTTATCGCAAGCTGGGAATGGAAAACCGGATTGCGCTGGAGACGCTTGCATTCGGCGGTCTTTATACACGTGACTATTACCGAAGAAACGGAAGATGGGGGTTATCCGAACTTAATTGGCTCAGGCGCCACGTCCAGGCCCGCATTTTCCGGTTAGGCAGGCTTGTCTTCAATACCGGCACCTACTCCTGGCCTTTTATGACGGTCCGCAACAGGGAATCCCAAATCATAACGTTATGCGACGGGGACGTCCCGTATCGGGCCGATGGCCTGCCGGATGGGACCAACAACCGAAGGGAGGCGGAATCCTGGCTGCCGGTTCTTCAGAAGTCGGACCTCTCGCTAGTCGGTCATCCGGTCGCATCCGATGGAACGGTGCAGAGGGAGACGATCGCCCTTGATCCGAACGAGTGGAGGGTGGTTCTCCGAAAAGGAGATCGCGTCGTGGACGTGCACATCCCGTCCGGCAGCAAGCTTTCCCTTAAAGAATGCGAGGACGCTTACCGTGAGGCGTATCGTTTCTTTCCCAGATACTTTCCAGGAATTCCGTTTAAGGCGTTCGTCTGCAAATCCTGGATTATGGATCCCGCACTTTCCCTCATCCTGCCTCCGGAGTCCAACCTCGTCAAATTTCAACGAATGTTTAAGCCGCTTCCCGTTATAGGGGACGAGAGGCAAACCTATGAACTTGTTTTCGACGATCCCCATGTGGAGCTTGATCAGTTTACACCCGTTACCTCCCTGCAGAAAGCGATCATCCGGCACGTTAAGCTTGGAAATCGAATGAGGTCCTCCGCGGGATTCAGACTGTGGGAACAGCCGGCGGGTTCCGTAGCGTTGTCATAG
- a CDS encoding GNAT family N-acetyltransferase, with protein MREQYPCRWSSFLEANDDSSGYFVMVNAQNEVIGHAGYLLQHSKGRYEIVGVVTCKDWLRRGVGASLIAAICQKAKERGHDEVVLYTLDHERNQAALAFYDRLGFQAVHLEKDYYQPGYHRLTLVKSLETE; from the coding sequence ATCCGGGAACAGTATCCCTGCCGATGGAGCTCTTTCCTGGAAGCCAACGATGACAGCAGCGGTTATTTCGTGATGGTCAACGCACAGAATGAAGTGATTGGTCATGCCGGTTATCTTCTTCAGCATTCGAAAGGCCGTTATGAAATCGTAGGTGTTGTAACCTGTAAGGATTGGCTCCGCAGAGGAGTAGGGGCTTCCCTGATTGCTGCCATATGCCAAAAAGCAAAAGAACGGGGACATGACGAAGTTGTCCTGTATACCCTCGACCATGAGCGGAATCAGGCGGCGCTCGCTTTTTATGATCGATTGGGGTTCCAGGCTGTGCATCTGGAGAAAGACTATTATCAACCAGGTTACCATCGGTTAACCTTGGTTAAATCGCTCGAAACGGAATGA
- a CDS encoding DUF4091 domain-containing protein: protein MNTGHLEEKGPRKIPLDANSRYGIVRKDAHLAFWLQNSLQRVYPLSEPAGGAEIELVSPRKARLSFQACVRNHRGQPISVGCEVEGDDGIVPQVRRVGYVPQAYITHDTAESERDGLGHVPGLVPDPLFPEPQALVGPFANQAFWITLHVSEQAGPGMHTIRVRLICEGLAEDVTLNAVVNVKDVVLKPRQHFHVTHWWNADCLYDWYKVEPFGDEFFDRLRPYLKNMYEHGSNVIYVPILNIRRELTDRPPQLLIVKAQGPGKYEFDFSRVRRFVHMAKEIGFELFEWTHFWTYGNLVDKPMPAGTPTRIYTEREGRMELLFPEDLDATGDVFQAYMQQFLPAMKEFLLEEGILDHSLFHICDEPPEYPEAIESYGRARKMLEKIDPTIKVMDALYHDVYTTLGLVDYPVPQAPGACRYLEKGIPHWVYYCLSPQGPYINRFFDTILTKIRMQGLIFYKLGTLGFLHWGFNYWYHLTSMYDQECQKMLDPFADGSAGGKAPYGDPFVVYPGPEGPIDSIRWEVFAEAMQDYALLQTLGINPDDELLKPIQSYADFPKSEKWFLDTMKQLIK, encoded by the coding sequence GTGAACACAGGGCATTTGGAAGAAAAAGGACCAAGGAAAATTCCACTGGATGCCAATAGCCGTTACGGTATCGTACGAAAGGATGCGCATCTCGCCTTCTGGCTTCAAAACTCGCTCCAACGGGTTTACCCGCTTTCTGAGCCTGCGGGGGGAGCGGAGATCGAGCTCGTCTCGCCCCGCAAAGCCAGACTTTCCTTTCAAGCCTGCGTTCGAAACCACAGAGGCCAGCCGATCTCGGTCGGTTGCGAGGTGGAAGGGGATGACGGCATTGTGCCGCAGGTACGCCGGGTTGGTTATGTCCCGCAGGCGTACATCACGCATGATACAGCAGAGTCCGAACGGGATGGACTAGGTCATGTCCCGGGGCTTGTTCCGGATCCGCTCTTTCCCGAGCCGCAAGCTCTAGTCGGGCCATTCGCCAATCAGGCCTTCTGGATTACTCTACACGTTTCGGAGCAAGCCGGGCCGGGCATGCATACGATTCGGGTCCGCTTAATCTGTGAAGGATTAGCGGAAGACGTGACCTTGAACGCCGTTGTCAATGTAAAAGACGTAGTGCTGAAGCCGCGGCAGCATTTTCACGTCACCCATTGGTGGAACGCCGATTGTCTTTACGATTGGTATAAGGTCGAGCCGTTCGGCGACGAGTTTTTCGACCGACTGAGGCCTTACTTGAAGAACATGTATGAGCACGGCAGCAACGTCATTTATGTTCCTATCTTAAATATTCGGCGAGAGCTTACGGACCGGCCGCCTCAATTATTGATCGTAAAGGCTCAGGGGCCCGGAAAGTACGAGTTTGATTTCAGCCGTGTGCGAAGATTTGTGCACATGGCCAAAGAAATCGGCTTTGAGCTTTTCGAATGGACCCACTTCTGGACATACGGCAATCTGGTCGACAAGCCGATGCCGGCCGGAACGCCTACGCGAATCTATACGGAGCGCGAGGGCAGGATGGAGCTTTTGTTTCCGGAAGACCTTGATGCGACGGGGGACGTTTTCCAAGCCTATATGCAGCAGTTTCTGCCGGCCATGAAAGAGTTTCTGCTCGAAGAAGGCATCCTGGACCACTCCCTGTTTCATATTTGCGATGAACCGCCGGAATACCCCGAGGCAATCGAAAGCTACGGTCGGGCCCGTAAGATGCTGGAGAAAATCGATCCGACCATCAAGGTAATGGATGCCCTCTATCATGACGTGTACACCACTCTGGGTTTGGTGGATTATCCGGTTCCGCAGGCGCCAGGCGCGTGCCGTTATTTAGAGAAAGGGATTCCCCACTGGGTGTACTACTGCCTCAGTCCTCAGGGTCCATATATTAACCGCTTTTTCGATACGATTCTGACCAAAATCCGAATGCAGGGGCTCATTTTCTACAAGCTGGGAACTTTGGGCTTTCTGCATTGGGGCTTCAATTATTGGTATCACTTGACCAGCATGTATGACCAGGAGTGTCAAAAGATGCTGGATCCGTTTGCGGATGGTTCCGCCGGCGGCAAAGCTCCCTATGGGGACCCGTTTGTCGTGTACCCCGGTCCCGAGGGGCCGATCGACTCGATCCGTTGGGAAGTGTTTGCCGAAGCCATGCAGGATTATGCGCTCTTGCAGACGCTTGGAATAAACCCGGATGACGAATTGTTGAAGCCGATCCAGTCGTATGCCGATTTCCCTAAGTCGGAGAAATGGTTCCTGGACACGATGAAGCAGCTTATCAAATGA